One stretch of Mycteria americana isolate JAX WOST 10 ecotype Jacksonville Zoo and Gardens chromosome 16, USCA_MyAme_1.0, whole genome shotgun sequence DNA includes these proteins:
- the CACNG1 gene encoding voltage-dependent calcium channel gamma-1 subunit — protein sequence MDESKPLKVRLTFSVILVGVSLLFAAVVTDHWAVLIPKVEKYNATCEAAHFGLWRLCTKRIFMQEQGPKEKGCGRISLPGEHNCSYFKHFTPGQSSEIFEVTTQKEYSISAAAIAIFSVGFAIIGTICVLLSFRKKRDYLLKPASMFYTFAGLCIIISVEVMRQSVKRMIDSKETVWMEYSYSWSFACACSSFVLLFICGIILLLIALPRFPQNPWETCMDAEPEH from the exons ATGGACGAGAGCAAACCCCTGAAGGTCCGGCTGACGTTCTCCGTGATCCTGGTTGGCGTCTCGCTCCTGTTTGCAGCCGTAGTGACTGACCACTGGGCTGTACTGATCCCCAAAGTGGAGAAATATAACGCCACCTGCGAAGCGGCTCATTTCGGGCTATGGCGACTCTGTACAAAGCGGATTTTTATGCAGGAGCAAGGTCCCAAAGAGAAGGGCTGTGGGCGGATAAGCCTGCCAGGAG aacaCAACTGCTCCTACTTCAAGCACTTCACACCAGGACAGAGCTCGGAGATATTTGAAGTAACCACCCAGAAAG AATACAGCATTTCAGCTGCAGCCATCGCCATCTTCAGCGTTGGCTTTGCAATCATCGGAACAATCTGCGTCCTGTTATCCTTCAGGAAGAAGAGGGACTACCTGCTGAAGCCAGCATCCATGTTCTACACCTTCGCAG GTCTCTGCATCATCATCTCTGTTGAAGTCATGAGACAATCTGTGAAGAGGATGATCGACAGCAAGGAGACAGTCTGGATGGAGTACAGTTACTCCTGGTCCTTCGCCTGTGCCTGCTCCTCCTTCGTCCTGCTCTTCATCTGCGGCATCATCCTCCTCCTGATCGCGCTGCCTCGCTTCCCCCAGAACCCCTGGGAGACCTGCATGGATGCAGAACCGGAGCACTGA